In the Desulfuromonas sp. DDH964 genome, AACAAGCGCCACCAGGTCATGACCGCCCTCAAGGCGATCGTCCCCCCCCTGGTCCTGATCGTGCTGGTCCTCGGTTCGATCCTGGTCGGCGTCGCCACTCCGACCGAATCGGCCGCCGTGGGCGGCATCGGCGCTCTGATCCTGGCCGCTCTCTACCGGCAACTGACGGTAAAAATGACCTGGGACAGTGCTTCCGAAACCGTCAAGATCAGCGCCATGGTTTTTGCCATCCTGATCGGTGCGACCGCCTTCTCGATGGTCTTCACCTACACCGGCGCCGACTACATCGTCGAGGATTTCATGCTCGCCCTCCCCGGGGAAAAATGGGGATTTCTGATCTTCTCGATGATTGCCATCATGGCCCTCGGCTTCTTCATCGACTTCGTCGAGATCGCCTACATCATCGTCCCGATCCTGGCGCCGATCGCCGACCGCCTCGGCATCGACCCACTCTGGTACGCGATCATGGTAGCGATGAACCTGCAAACCTCCTTTTTGACCCCGCCCTTCGGCTTCAGCCTCTTTTACCTCAAGGGGGTGGCGCCGCCGGAGGTCCGAACCATGGACATCTACCGCGGGGTGGCCCCCTTTATTGTTCTGCAGGTAATCGTCCTTGCCATCCTGATCCTCTTCCCGCACACCTTCGGCCTCAGCATGCATTGATCGCGGGCGGGTTCACAGCCAAGAGGGCGTCCCGGCAGGGCCGCCCTCTTGGCTGTCAGTTCACCCGAAAGGTGTCTCTAGTTGCAGTGTCTTTCTGGGGTCGGCCTTTGGTGGATTTTCCGGAGACCTTCTCGCGAAAAACTCTGTCGCAATCCGCCAGTCGATCCAGTTGGACATCGAGTCTTTGCCCCGATGAACTTACCCTTGAAAACCTATTCGCATTCCTGTTGCCATGACGTGCTCCTTTTCCCCTTGGGGTTGAATTCCGCCGCGGTGGGAGTCGTCATAAAAAAACCTGATTAGGTCCAATTCTCAGCTCGGCGAAGCCAGGCCTCGGGCCGCTTGCCGATTGAGACACAGGCGAACAGCAGTCTTGGCAGCATGCTGCGCAGATCGAACCGCCGGTTGAACCGGTACTGAAACTCGGCCAGATAGCGATGCGCATATTTGTCGAAGTCAAACGCATGATACGTTCCGGCCATGGCCGTCTTAAGATTGCCCAGGATGGTGTTGATCCAGTGGAAGCAGCCCATGTCGGTACTTCTGCGTTGATCACCAACCACCTTTCGCTGATGGTAGCACCCAGTCTTGGTGACGGCGCGGAAGCAATTCAGGCCATCAGAAACGACCAGCGCCGTCGGTGCCAAGTGATTCTTGGCCCATTGATCAACGTCATGGCTGCTGAAGGTCGTCACCCGGCTAAAAACAGCTCGCAGCGGATGGCCCTCGTGACTGGTCTCCACTGCCGCAATGAAGGGAACTTTGTTCTCCGAACCGCGACCAACCTTACCGCCGGAGCGTTCCCCGCCCAAGTAGGCGTCGTCGATCTCGACCCGCTGGGCCAGAACCGTTGTCTCTTCGCGCTCGAACATCGCCTGCATGAGCTTGTGCTTGAGCCGCCAAGCCGCTTTGTAGCTCAAACCCAGCATTCGTCTCAACTCCAGCATCGACAGGCCGGACTTGCCTTGTGTCATGAAGTAGAGGGCCAGAAACCACTGGGTCAGCGGCAGATTGCTCCCATGGAAAATCGTTCCGGAGATCAGCGAGATCTGTTTGCGGCAGCGACAGCACTGGAAGATGTTCGACCGTCCTCGCCGAAACTGGACCGCGCGGCTTGCACCGCATGCTGGACAGACAAATCCTTGGGGCCAGCGCGAGTGCTCAAGGATCGCCTCGCATTGGGCCTCCGTACCATAGTCTTTGAGAAAATCAGCCAAGCTCAGCCCCGGTTGGAACTGGATACGATTGATGGCCATGGATGCTAACCTCCTTGTTATTCATGAGTTCCATGGCCAAACTCTATGCTCCCTGTGCGACAGAATGTGTCATAGCTGAGAATCAGACCTAATCAGGTAAAAAAATATCCGCTGATGATATGGATGATATGGTTTGCTCTAAAAATTTGCGCTGAAACCTGGAAAACTACCAATAAATATTATATGGTAATATCAAGAAGACAAAAGGAGGAGATCATGGGCAAAAACACCAGCGTCACCTTGGGCGAACACTACGAGAGATTTATTTCCCACGCGATCGAAGAAGGCCGCTATGGC is a window encoding:
- a CDS encoding TRAP transporter large permease, which translates into the protein MIGILMFLTALVLLLAGFPVAFTFGGTAVFFGLLAEGPRIFSLMPHRIYSIMNNTILMAIPLFIFMGIILQKSKLAERLLESMGSLFGEIRGGIAISTVLVGALLAASTGVVGASVVAMGVISLPVMLKYNYDKRLATGTICAAGTLGQIIPPSIILIILGDVFQQPVGDLFKAAFWPGMTLVLAYVIYIIAITVLKPRLAPPVRLGKEHGNKRHQVMTALKAIVPPLVLIVLVLGSILVGVATPTESAAVGGIGALILAALYRQLTVKMTWDSASETVKISAMVFAILIGATAFSMVFTYTGADYIVEDFMLALPGEKWGFLIFSMIAIMALGFFIDFVEIAYIIVPILAPIADRLGIDPLWYAIMVAMNLQTSFLTPPFGFSLFYLKGVAPPEVRTMDIYRGVAPFIVLQVIVLAILILFPHTFGLSMH
- a CDS encoding IS1595 family transposase gives rise to the protein MAINRIQFQPGLSLADFLKDYGTEAQCEAILEHSRWPQGFVCPACGASRAVQFRRGRSNIFQCCRCRKQISLISGTIFHGSNLPLTQWFLALYFMTQGKSGLSMLELRRMLGLSYKAAWRLKHKLMQAMFEREETTVLAQRVEIDDAYLGGERSGGKVGRGSENKVPFIAAVETSHEGHPLRAVFSRVTTFSSHDVDQWAKNHLAPTALVVSDGLNCFRAVTKTGCYHQRKVVGDQRRSTDMGCFHWINTILGNLKTAMAGTYHAFDFDKYAHRYLAEFQYRFNRRFDLRSMLPRLLFACVSIGKRPEAWLRRAENWT